Proteins found in one Lutimonas zeaxanthinifaciens genomic segment:
- a CDS encoding acetate--CoA ligase family protein — MPTFLYVFYIKLFGQPMLHSKLINPSSIAVIGGSDHVDHIGGSVLKNLIDQPFTGDLFVVNPKREIVQGIKSFPDVTELPKTDLAIFAIPASEILPAVKELVMDKGTKGFMIYSAGFGELNEAGKKMELEITKVISEAGGSLLGPNNIGMINKNFAGIFTRPLPKITKFGADFISASGATAVFTVEAAQQIGLSFSGLYTVGNSAQIGVEEILEYLDRSYIKNQSSRIKLLYIEGLKHPRKLLKHAISLKKKGCTIVALKAGRTDKGQHAAASHTGAMANPEVFIQALFKKAGIIVCESRYELVTIAAILQTLKSVPKNIGIITHAGGPAVILTDVLSQNNLFVPDLSEDHRNKLASMLYPGAATSNPIDLLATGNAEQLKAVLEYCENEIHEIDTIAVIFGSPGLGSVKEPYEVIHEMRSKCKKPIFAIMPSVVNVKKEIKSFIDKGNIALYDEYLFGSCLSMIAAVDFVDSEKSAVIKNEFSAVSTQIASEKKGFLSPEVCFKIMSVAGITMARQYTARSKPELQACCDLLNFPVVQKVIGPVHKTEQKGVILNVKTKQALFDNFSALMKIEGAEGILIQEMMDGKEVFIGAKREPGFPPLIMCGAGGVYIEALNDRTQSLAPINNTEARKMIESLRIHPILNGLRGELPCNLEAFCQSIERVSQLMLQNPEIIELDLNPLILNNDGITAVDARILKK; from the coding sequence ATGCCTACTTTTTTATACGTATTTTACATAAAACTTTTTGGCCAACCCATGTTGCATTCAAAACTTATTAATCCATCAAGTATAGCTGTCATCGGAGGCTCTGATCACGTTGATCATATTGGAGGAAGTGTGCTTAAAAACCTTATAGATCAACCTTTCACAGGCGACTTGTTTGTAGTGAACCCAAAAAGAGAAATCGTACAGGGGATCAAATCCTTCCCAGACGTCACGGAATTACCCAAAACTGATCTGGCAATTTTTGCTATACCTGCATCAGAAATATTGCCGGCAGTGAAGGAGCTGGTAATGGATAAAGGAACTAAAGGGTTCATGATCTACTCAGCCGGATTCGGAGAACTCAACGAAGCCGGAAAAAAAATGGAACTGGAAATCACAAAAGTGATCAGTGAAGCAGGCGGTAGCCTTCTTGGGCCAAACAATATCGGTATGATCAACAAAAATTTCGCCGGAATATTTACCCGACCCCTTCCAAAAATCACAAAATTTGGAGCCGATTTTATATCAGCCTCGGGTGCAACAGCGGTTTTTACCGTTGAAGCGGCACAACAGATCGGGTTGTCCTTTTCAGGCTTATATACGGTAGGTAACAGTGCGCAAATCGGAGTGGAAGAAATTCTGGAATATCTCGATCGATCTTACATTAAAAATCAGAGCAGCCGAATTAAATTATTATACATAGAAGGATTGAAGCATCCGAGAAAACTTCTTAAACATGCTATTTCCTTGAAAAAGAAAGGATGCACAATTGTGGCTTTAAAAGCAGGACGGACGGATAAAGGCCAGCATGCGGCTGCTTCACACACGGGAGCCATGGCAAATCCAGAAGTTTTTATCCAGGCTCTCTTTAAAAAAGCCGGTATCATAGTTTGTGAAAGCAGGTATGAGTTGGTGACTATTGCGGCGATTCTTCAAACTTTAAAATCTGTTCCTAAAAATATTGGCATCATTACTCATGCAGGCGGGCCAGCTGTAATTTTAACGGATGTATTGAGTCAAAACAACCTTTTTGTCCCTGATCTTTCTGAGGATCACAGGAACAAGTTGGCTTCCATGCTTTATCCCGGTGCAGCTACCAGTAATCCGATAGACCTTTTGGCTACGGGTAATGCCGAACAGCTGAAGGCCGTATTGGAATACTGTGAAAATGAGATCCATGAAATCGATACAATTGCTGTCATCTTTGGAAGCCCGGGTCTGGGAAGTGTAAAAGAACCCTATGAAGTTATTCATGAAATGAGGTCTAAATGTAAAAAACCCATTTTTGCCATTATGCCTTCCGTTGTCAACGTAAAAAAAGAAATCAAATCATTTATTGACAAAGGAAACATTGCATTATATGATGAGTATTTGTTTGGATCCTGTCTTTCTATGATTGCCGCAGTTGATTTCGTAGATTCTGAGAAATCGGCTGTTATAAAAAATGAATTCAGTGCTGTTTCTACTCAGATCGCCTCAGAAAAAAAAGGATTTCTCTCTCCGGAGGTATGTTTTAAGATTATGTCAGTTGCAGGAATAACTATGGCCAGGCAATATACAGCACGCTCAAAACCAGAACTCCAGGCATGTTGTGACTTACTGAATTTTCCGGTTGTGCAGAAAGTCATAGGCCCGGTTCATAAAACGGAACAGAAGGGTGTGATTCTTAATGTCAAAACAAAACAAGCTCTTTTTGACAACTTTTCGGCTCTCATGAAAATCGAAGGGGCCGAAGGTATCCTTATCCAGGAAATGATGGATGGAAAAGAGGTTTTTATAGGTGCAAAAAGAGAACCGGGATTTCCTCCTCTGATCATGTGTGGTGCAGGTGGGGTTTACATAGAAGCCTTAAACGACCGTACCCAATCCCTGGCCCCAATCAATAATACTGAAGCCCGGAAAATGATTGAATCCTTGCGAATCCACCCTATTCTCAATGGACTACGTGGGGAACTGCCTTGCAATTTGGAAGCATTTTGCCAATCGATTGAACGGGTTTCACAGTTGATGCTTCAAAACCCTGAAATCATCGAACTCGATTTAAATCCTCTGATTCTTAATAATGACGGGATAACGGCTGTTGATGCAAGGATTTTGAAAAAATAA
- a CDS encoding ABC transporter ATPase, whose protein sequence is MFVDFDTLGPDARIWIYQSNRALTDNEINSVSSKLRSFVEEWTRHGDDLKASFDIRYDHFIILAVDENFAQVSGCSIDASTHVFKNFEQEFQVELLNKLNTAFRNGEHINIVSLSDFQRFVKEDKIKPDTLVFNNMVQNKGELEESWEVPANKSWHNRYFN, encoded by the coding sequence ATGTTTGTAGATTTTGACACGCTGGGGCCGGATGCAAGAATATGGATCTATCAGTCCAACAGGGCTTTAACCGATAACGAAATCAATTCTGTTTCGAGTAAGTTGAGATCTTTTGTTGAGGAATGGACCAGACATGGTGATGACCTCAAGGCTTCATTTGATATTCGGTATGACCATTTTATCATTCTTGCAGTTGATGAAAACTTTGCTCAGGTTTCGGGTTGTTCCATTGATGCTTCTACCCATGTTTTTAAGAACTTCGAACAAGAATTCCAGGTGGAATTGTTGAATAAACTAAACACGGCATTCAGAAATGGAGAGCATATCAATATTGTTTCTCTTTCTGATTTTCAGCGTTTTGTTAAGGAAGATAAGATAAAGCCAGATACGTTGGTATTTAACAACATGGTTCAAAATAAAGGAGAATTAGAAGAATCCTGGGAGGTGCCTGCA
- a CDS encoding precorrin-2 dehydrogenase/sirohydrochlorin ferrochelatase family protein encodes MEKNELYPVFLKVASLRVLIVGGGNVGLEKLTFLLKSSPSARVTMVSMDYIPEVIALAEGYEVELIRSPYNKSYLKDKQIAIATTDDLEVNLQVHKDCKDANILVNLADNPKYCDFYMGGIVTKGNVKIAISTNGKSPTAAKRLRQFFEEILPENMNELVENLNTYRKTIKGDFEDKVTKLNELTKEMIKMKKD; translated from the coding sequence TTGGAGAAAAATGAACTTTATCCTGTCTTTTTAAAAGTTGCCTCCTTGCGGGTATTAATAGTAGGCGGAGGGAATGTTGGCTTGGAGAAATTGACTTTTTTACTGAAATCCAGTCCAAGTGCCAGGGTGACGATGGTCTCCATGGATTATATTCCCGAAGTAATTGCGCTGGCAGAAGGATATGAGGTTGAGTTGATAAGGTCACCTTATAATAAGTCTTATCTAAAGGATAAGCAGATCGCCATTGCCACCACAGATGATCTCGAGGTAAATTTGCAGGTCCATAAAGATTGTAAGGATGCCAATATTTTGGTAAACCTGGCAGATAATCCGAAGTATTGTGATTTTTATATGGGAGGAATCGTTACCAAAGGGAATGTAAAAATTGCCATTTCAACCAATGGAAAATCTCCTACAGCTGCCAAGAGGTTAAGGCAGTTCTTTGAAGAAATACTTCCTGAAAATATGAATGAACTGGTAGAGAATTTAAATACTTACAGAAAAACAATTAAAGGCGATTTTGAAGACAAGGTGACAAAACTAAATGAGTTGACCAAAGAAATGATCAAAATGAAGAAGGATTAG
- a CDS encoding glycosyltransferase family 2 protein, translating into MVSISVIIVNYNARYFLSNCIESLFESVIKDQIEIIVVDNKSTDGSCDMLREQFPTVSCIANKENIGFSKANNIGVGIAKGKYILILNPDTLLRSNTLSEFYSFAEKHEDFGAAGAQFIDGSGKYLPESKRNFPTLKVAGTKLLGYSKLYYSNHIERDQIAEIDILTGAFMFIRKSVYDKVGGFDEEFFMYGEDIDLSYRILKAGYRNFYLGNNRVLHFKGESTVKDQFYLKNFYGALGIFYKKHFPEKKWLYTPIDLLIKGIITVNSIGLPKKTEQAAEIKSFVLIGEAQECYAALENKLKPVKSKIIKTPDLYAEGYDYVFFDSKSLGYSEIIENIGKPEFFGVKKRLLSKDRSFYLGSDYSDRRGEVVEF; encoded by the coding sequence TTGGTCAGCATCTCAGTTATCATTGTCAATTATAATGCCCGATACTTCTTGAGTAATTGTATCGAGAGCCTGTTTGAATCCGTTATAAAGGATCAGATTGAGATCATAGTTGTGGATAATAAATCGACGGATGGAAGTTGTGACATGCTGAGGGAGCAATTTCCAACGGTTTCCTGCATCGCGAATAAAGAAAATATTGGATTTTCGAAGGCAAATAATATCGGAGTTGGAATCGCCAAAGGAAAATATATCCTGATTTTGAATCCGGATACACTTCTCAGATCCAATACACTTTCTGAGTTTTATTCTTTTGCAGAAAAACATGAAGATTTTGGAGCCGCCGGAGCACAGTTTATCGATGGATCAGGGAAGTACCTTCCGGAAAGTAAGCGAAATTTTCCGACCTTAAAAGTTGCAGGCACCAAATTACTGGGATACTCAAAATTGTATTATTCCAATCATATTGAACGAGATCAAATTGCTGAAATTGATATCCTCACCGGAGCCTTTATGTTTATCAGAAAAAGTGTTTATGATAAGGTTGGAGGTTTTGATGAGGAATTTTTTATGTACGGTGAAGACATCGATTTGAGTTACAGGATTCTTAAAGCGGGTTATAGAAATTTTTATCTGGGTAACAACAGAGTTCTCCATTTTAAGGGAGAAAGTACCGTAAAGGATCAGTTTTATCTGAAGAACTTTTATGGTGCCCTGGGCATTTTTTATAAAAAGCATTTTCCAGAAAAAAAATGGCTTTACACACCCATTGACCTTTTGATCAAAGGAATCATCACTGTGAATTCGATTGGGCTTCCAAAGAAAACTGAGCAAGCCGCTGAAATCAAATCTTTTGTGCTTATCGGAGAAGCTCAGGAATGTTATGCAGCTCTGGAAAATAAATTAAAACCTGTAAAGAGTAAAATCATTAAAACTCCGGATTTGTATGCGGAGGGTTATGATTATGTTTTTTTTGATTCCAAGAGTTTAGGTTATTCAGAAATTATTGAAAATATAGGAAAACCTGAGTTTTTTGGCGTAAAAAAAAGATTGCTCTCGAAGGATCGAAGTTTTTATTTAGGCAGTGATTATTCTGACAGAAGGGGAGAGGTCGTAGAATTCTAG
- a CDS encoding thiamine pyrophosphate-dependent enzyme, translated as MKNLVLGNEALAQGAIDAGISGVYAYPGTPSTEITEYIQNSKIAKELGLHATWSVNEKTAMEAALGMSYCGKRALTVMKHVGLNVASDVFMNMAVSGINGGLVVVVADDPSMHSSQNEQDSRFYGKFAKVPILEPSNQQEAYNMMHYAFDLSEELQLPVLLRLVTRLSHSKSGVVFKERRCQNGIQLPVNTDRFALIPSNAKKQYKKLVGKRELLLQASEKSSWNKLGQHKDRSLGIVACGIGYNYVMENLADDLEFFSLLKISQYPIPKKKLKKLYKESDEVLVVEEGYPLVEEILNDYFDDTRKITGKLTGHLPETGELTPNLVAKAIGLYRKEPKPVSDLVVARPPQLCEGCGHIDLFKVIQEVIPSIGQKKVFGDIGCYALGALAPMNTINTLIDMGASITMAKGAADAGLDNAIAIIGDSTFTHSGMTGLLEAVNENSPITVVISDNSAVAMTGAQESLATGRLKEICLGLGVPADHLKQIVPLKKNFKLNVEILKKEINHKGVSVIISERPCVRLTRESKEQIKQKLASLN; from the coding sequence ATGAAAAATTTAGTTCTTGGCAATGAAGCGCTGGCTCAAGGTGCTATAGATGCTGGTATTTCCGGGGTATACGCCTATCCGGGCACACCTTCTACAGAAATAACAGAATATATTCAAAATTCAAAAATTGCAAAAGAACTTGGTTTACATGCTACCTGGTCGGTAAATGAAAAAACAGCTATGGAAGCTGCGCTTGGAATGTCTTATTGTGGCAAAAGGGCACTTACCGTTATGAAACATGTTGGGCTGAATGTCGCGTCAGATGTATTCATGAATATGGCGGTTTCAGGAATTAATGGAGGCTTGGTTGTTGTTGTGGCGGATGACCCGTCTATGCATTCCTCACAGAACGAACAGGATTCAAGATTCTATGGAAAGTTTGCAAAAGTACCGATACTGGAACCCTCAAATCAGCAGGAAGCCTACAACATGATGCATTATGCATTCGATCTTTCAGAAGAACTTCAGCTTCCGGTACTCTTGCGCTTAGTAACGAGATTATCTCACTCTAAATCAGGCGTGGTCTTTAAGGAAAGAAGATGCCAGAACGGAATTCAGTTACCGGTGAATACGGACCGTTTTGCTTTGATTCCTTCAAATGCCAAAAAGCAATATAAAAAACTTGTAGGCAAAAGAGAGCTCTTGCTACAGGCATCAGAAAAATCTTCCTGGAACAAACTCGGCCAGCATAAAGACAGATCTCTTGGAATAGTCGCCTGTGGTATTGGCTATAATTATGTCATGGAAAATCTTGCCGATGATCTCGAATTTTTCTCTTTGCTAAAAATCTCGCAGTACCCTATTCCAAAGAAAAAACTAAAAAAATTGTATAAAGAATCCGACGAGGTACTCGTTGTGGAAGAAGGTTATCCGCTTGTCGAAGAAATCCTTAATGATTATTTTGATGATACCAGAAAAATTACCGGCAAACTTACCGGACACCTTCCGGAAACCGGGGAACTGACACCGAATCTGGTAGCCAAGGCCATAGGTCTTTACAGAAAAGAGCCAAAGCCGGTATCTGACCTTGTTGTTGCCCGCCCGCCTCAACTCTGTGAAGGATGCGGACATATTGACCTATTCAAGGTTATTCAGGAAGTGATCCCGTCAATTGGTCAAAAAAAAGTTTTTGGAGATATTGGCTGCTACGCCCTCGGAGCACTGGCTCCAATGAATACGATCAATACACTTATTGATATGGGAGCATCCATAACCATGGCCAAAGGGGCTGCTGATGCAGGATTAGACAATGCTATTGCCATTATTGGTGATTCAACTTTTACCCATTCCGGGATGACAGGACTTTTAGAAGCCGTCAATGAAAATTCTCCGATCACTGTAGTTATCTCAGATAATTCCGCGGTAGCCATGACAGGTGCTCAGGAGTCCCTGGCAACGGGAAGACTCAAAGAAATTTGTCTTGGATTGGGTGTCCCTGCCGATCACCTCAAACAAATCGTTCCACTAAAGAAGAACTTTAAATTGAACGTAGAGATCCTTAAAAAAGAAATAAACCATAAAGGTGTCTCCGTTATCATATCGGAAAGGCCCTGCGTTAGATTAACCAGGGAAAGCAAAGAACAGATTAAACAAAAATTAGCCTCTCTTAACTAA
- a CDS encoding exonuclease domain-containing protein has product MNIKLERPIVFFDLETTGIQIATDRIVEISVLKVYPNGNKESWTKLVNPEIEIPKEASDIHGITNEKVVTEPKFSELAPKISTMIEGCDLAGFNSNRFDIPLLAEEMLRANVNFDMEDRKAIDVQVIFHKKEQRNLSAGYEFYCGKTLDNAHSAEADTLATFEILEAQIEKYEDIEADVDFLSQYSSHQKRADFAGFILLDQESEEIFSFGKYKGRKVKDVFRENPGYYNWMQNADFPLYTKKILTDVKERMSLKKQINTLEDLQNKFNKKI; this is encoded by the coding sequence ATGAACATTAAATTAGAAAGACCGATTGTTTTTTTTGATCTTGAGACGACTGGAATTCAAATTGCAACAGATCGAATCGTTGAGATTTCGGTTTTAAAGGTCTATCCTAACGGTAATAAAGAGAGTTGGACAAAGCTGGTAAATCCGGAAATTGAAATTCCCAAGGAGGCTTCTGATATACATGGAATTACCAATGAAAAGGTCGTTACCGAACCAAAATTTTCTGAACTGGCTCCAAAAATTAGTACAATGATTGAGGGCTGTGACCTTGCCGGGTTTAATTCGAACAGGTTCGATATACCACTACTTGCCGAGGAAATGCTCAGGGCGAATGTAAATTTCGATATGGAAGACAGAAAGGCGATTGATGTACAGGTCATATTTCATAAAAAGGAGCAGCGTAACCTGAGTGCCGGATATGAATTTTACTGTGGTAAAACCCTTGATAATGCGCACTCTGCTGAAGCTGATACTTTGGCAACCTTCGAAATTTTAGAGGCTCAGATTGAAAAATATGAAGATATTGAGGCTGATGTTGATTTTTTAAGTCAATACTCCTCACATCAGAAGAGAGCTGATTTTGCAGGATTTATTTTATTAGATCAGGAATCAGAAGAAATATTTTCTTTTGGAAAATATAAGGGAAGGAAGGTGAAGGATGTTTTTAGAGAAAATCCAGGCTATTACAACTGGATGCAAAATGCGGATTTTCCGCTTTACACCAAAAAGATTTTAACAGATGTTAAAGAGCGAATGTCCTTAAAAAAGCAGATCAATACGCTGGAGGACCTTCAAAATAAATTCAATAAAAAAATATAA
- a CDS encoding indolepyruvate oxidoreductase subunit beta: MTFNIILSGVGGQGILTLASIIDIAALNDNLFVKQSEVHGMSQRGGAVQCHIRIADKQIYSDIIPEGETDLILSAEPMELLRHIPSLKKKGWIITDSSTFENIVNYPDRHELYKQIKTHWHHMIINAKSCAKDLGNSKICNMVLLGAASSKLPIREEKIEAAINYYFREKSDKVRQKNIEAFRLGQKKAKDFTEFVY; encoded by the coding sequence ATGACCTTCAATATTATCTTATCAGGAGTAGGAGGACAAGGGATCCTCACCCTGGCTTCAATTATCGACATCGCCGCTCTTAATGACAATTTGTTCGTTAAACAGTCTGAGGTTCACGGAATGAGCCAGCGCGGTGGCGCTGTACAATGTCACATCAGAATAGCGGATAAACAGATCTATTCTGATATTATACCGGAAGGTGAAACAGACCTTATATTATCTGCTGAGCCGATGGAATTATTGAGACACATCCCCTCTTTAAAGAAAAAAGGCTGGATCATTACCGACTCGAGTACTTTTGAGAACATTGTGAACTATCCTGACAGACACGAACTGTACAAGCAAATCAAAACACATTGGCATCACATGATCATCAATGCAAAAAGCTGCGCAAAAGATCTGGGTAATTCCAAAATCTGCAATATGGTACTTCTTGGAGCCGCTTCATCAAAATTACCTATACGGGAAGAAAAAATCGAAGCAGCCATTAATTATTATTTCAGGGAAAAAAGCGATAAAGTTCGCCAAAAGAATATCGAAGCGTTCAGGCTTGGCCAGAAAAAAGCCAAAGATTTTACCGAATTTGTTTACTGA
- a CDS encoding PLP-dependent aminotransferase family protein, with protein sequence MYEFSRSVNSMHSEDIKQLMKQSSRSGLISFAGGMPNNDLFPIREIDEIYSNLSDDIKKLCFQYGPTTGYPPLVSSLHKMMQRKGMQSGKDKILITTGSLQAISIITQEFVNEGDLILTENPCFVGAISVFETFGAKMISVPIDENGILIDKLKEVISRQKTKPKFLYTTPNFHNPAGIIYSQERRKQLLDVLSGTDIILIEDDAYGDLYFNDDDIPLTRSIKASGRSDIEVIYTGSFSKILGPGFRLGYMVASPEIFEKAESIKQAQDACTSNFTQILANEFVSKGYLDDYLVFLRKEYAERKEILQRNLKQYMPDKISWIEPKGGFYVWLKLPAPLKATPVFRDCLKNGVVFVTGRTFDPDNTRDDHLRLSFSNMPKSDIGKGIKLLSEVIKKHMELNPVQNQ encoded by the coding sequence ATGTATGAATTCTCAAGATCGGTCAATTCAATGCATTCCGAAGATATTAAGCAATTGATGAAACAATCTTCTCGCAGCGGATTGATTTCTTTTGCAGGAGGAATGCCGAATAACGATCTTTTTCCAATTAGGGAAATTGATGAGATATACAGTAATTTAAGCGATGACATAAAGAAACTTTGTTTTCAATACGGCCCAACAACAGGGTATCCTCCATTGGTGAGCTCTCTTCATAAAATGATGCAAAGGAAAGGGATGCAATCAGGAAAAGATAAAATTCTAATTACTACCGGCTCCTTACAGGCCATAAGTATTATTACACAGGAATTTGTAAATGAAGGAGACCTTATTTTAACAGAGAATCCCTGTTTTGTGGGGGCCATATCGGTTTTTGAAACCTTTGGAGCAAAAATGATCAGTGTTCCTATTGATGAAAACGGAATTCTTATCGATAAACTTAAAGAAGTCATTTCACGACAGAAAACGAAACCTAAATTTTTATATACAACTCCGAATTTTCACAATCCTGCCGGAATCATTTATTCTCAGGAAAGACGCAAACAGCTTCTAGACGTATTGTCAGGAACGGATATTATTTTAATTGAAGATGATGCTTACGGAGATCTTTATTTTAACGACGATGACATCCCTTTGACCCGATCAATAAAAGCATCAGGCAGATCGGATATTGAGGTAATTTATACGGGTTCATTTTCTAAGATTCTTGGCCCCGGATTCAGGCTGGGGTACATGGTGGCATCACCTGAAATTTTTGAAAAAGCTGAATCCATCAAACAGGCCCAGGATGCCTGCACCTCGAATTTCACTCAGATACTTGCAAATGAATTTGTTTCAAAAGGATATCTGGATGACTATTTGGTATTTTTAAGAAAAGAATATGCTGAGAGAAAAGAAATTCTCCAAAGAAACTTAAAACAATACATGCCGGACAAGATCAGCTGGATAGAGCCAAAAGGAGGTTTCTATGTGTGGCTCAAATTACCTGCGCCTTTAAAAGCAACTCCTGTTTTTAGAGATTGTCTGAAAAATGGTGTGGTATTCGTAACGGGAAGAACCTTTGATCCGGATAATACAAGAGATGATCATCTGAGGCTTTCCTTCTCCAATATGCCAAAAAGTGATATTGGAAAAGGAATTAAATTGCTCTCAGAAGTGATTAAAAAACATATGGAATTGAATCCAGTTCAGAATCAGTAA
- a CDS encoding dihydrolipoamide acetyltransferase family protein, with protein sequence MSKFELKLPKMGESVAEATITSWLKEVGDTIEMDEPIVEIATDKVDSEVPSEVEGVLLERFFEVDDVVGVGQVIAVIETEGDVSVNEEVSQEEESDLPEDLPTVEKVKEKIEVPSAVSAVSADLNSPSGKFYSPLVRNIAKKEGISLQELESIQGSGKDNRVTKNDILAYLKNGKQLAPETEESGIKTPAPEPAKASTIPQSPVPPVVGDEVIEMTRMGKLISKHMVDSLRTSAHVQSFVEVDVTNIVKWRERIKDEFFKREGEKITYTPIFMEAVAKAIRDFPLMNISVDGDKVIKHKDINLGMAAALPDGNLIVPVIKKADQLNLVGMTKVVNDLAVRARGGKLNPDDIQGGTFTVTNVGSFGSIMGTPIINQPQVGILALGSIRKIPAVIETSEGDLIGIRHKMILSHSYDHRVVNGALGSMFAKRVGDYLEAWDQNAGF encoded by the coding sequence ATGTCAAAATTTGAGTTGAAATTACCAAAAATGGGCGAAAGTGTCGCGGAAGCAACGATTACTTCTTGGCTCAAAGAGGTAGGAGATACGATTGAAATGGATGAGCCAATTGTTGAAATTGCTACAGACAAGGTTGATTCTGAAGTTCCCAGCGAAGTAGAAGGCGTTTTGTTGGAGCGATTTTTTGAGGTGGATGATGTAGTAGGTGTTGGTCAGGTGATTGCGGTGATAGAAACAGAAGGAGATGTTTCTGTAAATGAAGAAGTTTCTCAGGAAGAGGAGAGTGATCTTCCGGAAGATCTGCCTACTGTTGAGAAAGTAAAAGAAAAAATAGAAGTTCCTTCAGCAGTTTCAGCAGTTTCAGCTGATCTGAATTCTCCTTCTGGAAAATTTTATTCTCCACTGGTACGTAATATAGCAAAAAAGGAAGGCATAAGTCTGCAAGAGCTCGAATCTATCCAGGGAAGCGGTAAGGATAACCGAGTAACAAAGAATGATATTCTGGCTTATCTGAAAAATGGAAAACAGCTGGCTCCTGAAACTGAAGAGTCAGGCATTAAAACTCCTGCACCCGAACCGGCGAAAGCGAGTACGATACCTCAGTCTCCTGTTCCGCCTGTCGTGGGAGATGAAGTAATAGAAATGACACGAATGGGGAAACTTATTTCCAAGCACATGGTGGATTCTTTGAGAACTTCAGCTCATGTTCAAAGTTTTGTGGAGGTAGACGTAACCAACATTGTGAAGTGGAGGGAGCGTATTAAGGATGAATTTTTTAAACGAGAAGGAGAAAAAATTACCTACACGCCGATTTTTATGGAGGCTGTCGCAAAAGCTATCAGAGATTTTCCTTTGATGAATATCTCGGTAGACGGAGACAAGGTGATAAAACATAAGGATATCAATCTTGGAATGGCTGCAGCTTTACCGGATGGTAACCTGATCGTTCCCGTAATTAAAAAGGCAGATCAATTGAATCTTGTAGGCATGACTAAGGTTGTAAATGACCTTGCAGTCAGAGCACGGGGAGGTAAGCTCAACCCGGATGATATTCAAGGAGGAACATTTACCGTGACAAATGTTGGTTCTTTTGGAAGTATCATGGGAACTCCAATAATAAATCAACCACAGGTAGGTATTCTTGCACTGGGTTCGATTCGAAAGATTCCGGCAGTTATTGAAACATCCGAAGGAGATTTGATCGGTATAAGACATAAAATGATCCTGTCACACTCCTATGACCATAGGGTGGTTAACGGGGCATTGGGTAGCATGTTTGCGAAAAGAGTAGGAGACTACCTTGAAGCCTGGGATCAAAACGCAGGATTCTAA